Genomic segment of Verrucomicrobium sp.:
GGAGGAGGTCCGTTCCAGCGTCGCGGTGGTCCCGCCGCCCGTTTTCGTTCCTGCGCCCGCGCCGCCGCTTCCGGAGGGATGGGAGGAGGCCGCCCGCCGGATGGAAGCGGCGGAAGCCGTCACGGTCGATGCGCCCGCTCCGGCCCGCCTCCGCCTGCGGGTGGAGGGGCGGGAAGCCTGGCAGCGGGCTATCGTGCTGAGCGAGGTGCTTCAGCCGCCCCTGGCGCTCCGGCCCGATTGGAACCCTTAAGGGCCAGCGCCTTGGCGCAGGCCGCCATGCCCGCCAGGGCGACGGCGAAGACGACGTAGCCCGCCAGCATGTGGAACCAGGTGGGCTGGTCGAGCGTCCCCACCGCGAAGGGCGCGCCCCACAGCAGGATGCCGAAGGCCAGGACCACGATGCGGGCCATGTTCCCCGCCACCGCCAGCGGGATGGCGGCCAGGAAGAGCGCCCACTTTTTCCACGTCCGGTCCAGGGCGTAATGCCCGTAGAGCGCCGCCAGCATGAGGAGGGCGAAGAGGGAGCGGATGCCGCTGCACGGGTCGGCCACGTCGACGGCGAAGCGTTCCCCCGCCGGATGCCCCGGCGCGGGCGCGGAAAGGATCGCCGTGCCCAGGCAGAGGTTGTCGACGCCCACGGCGGCCAGCACCAGGTGGGAGGCCTGGGCCATCGCCAGCCGCAGCGGGAAGGCCAGCAGGTTGTCCAAAAAGGGCATCGGCCACATGAAGAAGAGGAACGCCCAGGGGAAGGCCAGCGCGCGCATCCAGGCGACGCCCCCCAGCCAGAGGATCGCCCCGGCCAGCACCAGGTTCAGGGAAAAGAAGCCGACGTATTGGATGTCGGCCAGGTAGCCCAGAAGATAGGCCAGGAAACCCAGAAGGAGGACCGCCAGCCCCCAGCCGGAGCCGCGCCGGGGCAGCGCGGCCAGGACGGCCCGCTTCTGCCAGACCAGGAAGGCCGCCAGCGGGGCGACGAGCAGGCCGTGCTCGAAGTCGGGGAAGTGGGTCCACATGTACCATGCGGCTTGTGCCAGGGGGACCAGGTGATTAAGGTGGCTGGTCGTGTACGGAAAGACGGCGAACAGCGCGGTCAGGACCAGGCCCAAGGCCGTCCATGCCGCCACCCGGAGTCCCGCCAGTGAGCGATCCCGCGCCGCCATCCCTTGATCCTATGGCCTCCGCCGCCCGGGGCCAAGATATCCCTTTCCCCGCCTTTGCCTGCGGGCCGGTCGCCTTCCGGGACGTGACGGCGGCGGAGATCGTCGCCGAGGTTGCGCGGCCCGCCGGGCCCGCCCCGCGCCTTTTCACCGCGCTCAACGCGCACGCCCTCTCCCTGGCGCTCCAGCAGCCCCGCTTCCGGGACCTGCTTAACCGGAGCCACCTTTGTTTTTGCGACGGTTTCGGCATCCTCCTCTTCTGCCGCCTCTGGGGCTTCGGCGCGCCCCGCCACCGGAACACCCCCACCGATTTCCTGCCCGCCCTCCTGGAGCGGCTGGCGGCGGAAAAGAAAACGGTCTTCCTCCTGGGCGACACGGAGGCGGTCGCCGCGGCCTACGCCCGCCAATTGGAAGCGCGCCATCCCGGCCTGGTCTGCGGCTGGCATTCCGGCTTCTTCCCGCGCGGCGGGGAGGAGGAAGCGGCCCTCCTTGCGCGGATCGCGGCGGCCCGGCCCCACGCCCTTCTCCTCGGCATGGGGATGCCCCGGCAGGAATATTGGGCGGAAGACCATCAGGCCGCCCTGTCCTGCGCCTCCGTCGTCATGATCGGGGCCAGCATGGCCTTCCACACCGGCTCCCGCCGCCGAGGTCCCCGGTGGGCCACCGGCCGGGGCTTGGAGGGGGTCTTCCGCCTGCTGCTGGAGCCCCGCGTCGTCTGGCATCGCTATTTGGTGGAGCTGCCCCGCCTTGCCTGGGCGCTGCGCCGGTACCGCAAAAAATGAACCAAGAGCCGATTCCCCTCTGGCGCATCGCCGCCGCCGCCCTCCTGGGCGCGGCGGCGCTGGCGCTTTGCCTTCTCGCTCCCGCCTCCCACGGGCAGACGGTCGCGGGCGTCGTCCTCGACCTGCCCTACCGCGTCGGCTCCTGGCTCGGCCTCGACCAGGCCATTTCGCCCTCCGAACTCTCCATCCTGCCCGCCGACACCGGCTTCGCGCGGAAGGAATACCTCTCCGGCGCCGGGGACTCGATCGTCTGCTCCATCGTCCTGGCCGGCGCGGAGAAGCGGAGCATCCACCGGCCGGAAATCTGCCTGCCCGGCCAGGGCTGGACCGTGCGGGCCAGCCAGGTCGTCCCCGTGCCGCTCCGTTCCGGCCGGACGCTGCGCGTCATGTGCCTGACCATGACGCACCCCGCCGCCTTGTCCGACGGGCGGAAAATCGAAATCCCGGCCTATTACCTTTACTGGTTCGTGGGCGACGGCGTGACAACCCCGAGCCACTGGCGCCGCATCTGGCTGACCAGCTGGGACCGTATCCTTCACCACGTCAACCACCGCTGGGCCTATGTCTCCGTCTACTCCACCATCCGTCCCGGCGGGAAGGACGCCGTGCAGACGCTGGAAATGCTCCGCCAATTCATCGCCGCCGCGGCGCCGGGCTTCCAGAAGTCAGAGCGGCAGTAGCGAGTCGAGCGCCGCGACGACCGCCGCCGCGGGCGTGCGGCGAATGCAGCCGACGTGGCCCAGCGGGCACGGCTCCGCGCCGCAGGGGGCGCAGGGGACCTCCGTCACCAGGTAGCGCTCTCCCGGCGCATAGGCTCCCATGAGCTGGCGGTGTTCCCGCCCGTGGCCCAGGACGACGCAGGGGACGCCCAGCGCGGCGGCGACGTGCCGCGCGCCGGTGTCGACGCCCGCCACCGCCCGGGCGGCCCCGATCAGGCGGAAGAGCCCGGGCAAATCGGTCTTGCCCGCGAGGTTGGCGATTTCCGGGTGGGCGGCGCGCAGCGCCTCGGCGGCTTCCCGCTGCCCGGCCGAGCCGACGAGGGCGGCGGAAAGGCCCCGGGCCCGGAGGTGGTCAAAGAGCGCGCGCCAGCCTTCCTCCGTCCAGACCTTGCTGTGCTGGGCGAAGGGAACCAGCACCACGTCATAGCGTCGGGGCGGCGGCACCGGCGCGACGAGCTCCGGCCAGCGGAGGGGGCCGGCGGTGGTCCCCGCGAAGGCGGCGATGAGGTTCAAATGGTATTGGGCCACCCGCCCCCGGCCCTCCGGAAAATAGGCGTGGGTCAGGAGCGCCTGGGTCCCCTTGTCCGCGCCGCCGACGCGGCGCGGGATGCCGCAGAGGAAGGCGGCCAGGAGGGCGGGCAGGTCGGGCCGGGTGATGCGGTGGAAGATGGCGGTGTCATAGCCCCCGGCGCGGAAGAGCGCTGTCCAGGCGCGGACCTGGGAGAGGAAGGGGAGGCTTTCCTCCGGCGGCTCCAGGACGGCGTCGAGCGCCGCGTGGAGGTCGAGGGAGTCGTGATAGCGCTGCTGGAGGGCCACCGTCACGTGGCAGCCGGGAAAGGCGTCGCGGAAGGCGAGGAGCGCGGGCACGCTCATGAGAAAGTCCCCGAGGTGGGCGCGGCTGACGAAGACGGCGCGCCGGGAAACGGGCGCGCTGTCCTTGCGCCTCCAGGCGCGCAGGAGGGCCTTCAGCGGGAAAAGAAGCAGCACTAGAACCGCCAGCGCGTAATGGATCGCCCACCCCAGGGGCAGCTGCCCGCGCCGGGGCAGGATCAGGCGGGGAAAAAGCAGGCGCCGCCAGCCGCGCCACGTCCGGCGCCAGGGGGTGGTTGGGGAAATGAGGTTGAGAAGGTGGCTTTCGAATTGGTGGCCGATCTCCTCCCATGTTCGCGTTTTCGCAAATGCCCGCCCGTGCTTCCCCATGTCCCGCAGGATTTCCGGATTTTTCCAGAGCGCTTCCATTCGGCGGGCCAAGTCCGCGGCGTTCCCCTTTTGAAAGGCTTGGCCAAATCCGTTTTGGACCGTGTAGGCCAGCTCGGGAATGTTGGAAACGAGGACCCCTTTGCCGCAGGCCGCCGCTTCTGTCATGGAAACGGGCTCGCCTTCAAAGCGCGAGGGGAGCACGACAAAGCGGCTTTCCGCGAGGAACCGAAACTTTGATTCCTCGTCCAGGTGCCCCACGTGCTTTACGTGGGGTAGGCCGGACAGCGCCGCCTGCAGGCGCTCCAGGCCGGGGCCCTGCCCGGCGATGCGCACGGGCAGTCCGGTGAGCGCCGCGGCCTTCAGGAGGAGGTCGAGGCCCTTTTGGTTGAAGTCGAGCCGCCCAAGGAAAGCGATGTAGTCGCCGGAAGTGGAGGGCAGGGTTAGGGCGGTGCTTTCGACCCCTTGAGGGATGAGGGCGCCGCGATTTTTATGGCGGCGCAGAAGCGCCGTGCCGACGAAGATCCGGTGGCGGAAAAAGCGCGGGTATATCTTTTCGATCAGCCAGAGCGCCGGGCTTAAAAGAGGGTGGCGCCTCAGGAATGCCGTGCCGAAGTGGTTTTGGATTTGCAGGGCCGCGGGTGGCCGGGCCAAGAAAGAAAACGTGGGCGCGTAAGGGGAAAAGTCCTCCACGATCACATCCGCATCGCTGGAGAATTCAGCCAGACGGCTCAGGACGACCAGCGCATAGCGCGCGGAGCGCAGGAGGGACGCTTTGCCGACGAAGGTCATGCGCAGGCCGAGTTCGGGCGGAAGCCCTTCGCAGCCGGGAAACCAGCCGGCTACCCAATGGACGGAGTGGCCGCGAGAGGTCAGGAATCGCGCCAGGCGCTGCATGCGCAGGGCGCCTCCTCCGCCTAGCCTGGGATTGGCTGGATGATCGGGCAGGAGCAGGAGGAGGCGCATGGGGGGGGTTAGCTCGAGGCCGTGCTTTGCTTCCTCTCCCGCGCCCGGTCCTGCAGGTAAAAAACAGCCACGGCGGCCACTGCCAATTCCGGAGAGGGAGGGTCGCCCTGGAAGTAGCAGATGAGGAACCATTGCAGCGGCAGGCAGAAGCCGAGGAAAGCGAGGGGACGTCCCAGGTCATCCCTCCACGCGATCGCGGACAAGCGCCAAAGCTGCACAAAGCACCAGCCGAAGAGGGTCAGCTCGCACAGTGCTCCAACCAGCCCCAGGACGCCCAAAGCGTTCCAGAGGCCCGACTCGTAGTTGCCGGAATCGGCGGCGGCGTAGAGCATGCGATGCAGGCGCCAGGTGGAATCGGCCTCCTTGAAGACGGTCCAGTCGTAAGGGCGGGCCCCCTCGCCGAAGAGGAAGGAGCGGGGATCGTGAGTCCAGCGCTGATAGCCGATTTGCTGGAGTCCGAGGTGCCATTCGTCGCTGCTTTGGTTTTCCCGCTGGGCCCAGCTGGCGGCTTTCTTGACGATGAGCCCGGAGGCGGAGCGGCGGGCGCGCTCCGGAAGGGAGTCGATGATGTGGGGGTTGAGGTTGATCCAAAGGAGGCCCCCCGCAATGACGCAGCCGGCCAATCCGAGGAGGATCCAGCGCCGGGCATACAAGGCGGCAAAAAGAAAGGAGAGGAGCGCGCAAGCCATGACCACGCGGCCGCCGCCGACGACGACCGCGACTGTGCCTAAAAGAAGGAGCAAATTGTGCAGCGGCAAAAGAAGGGGGCGCCGTCGCTCCATGAGCAGGGCTAAGGAGAATTGCACCAGCCCCAGGCCGGACCAGCGCAGGTCGAAGCTGTCCCCTAAGCCTGCGGAACCGGCGAAGACGAAGTTGACGCCCGGCAGATAGAGGATGGTGGGCCAGAAAAAGGCGGCCAAACCGAAAAAGACACGCAATGTGTAGGCGGCCTCCACGGCGTACAGGGTCCAGCGGAAGTGAGTCGTGTTGCCGAAGCGGTAGAAGAGCAGGACGAATAGGGGGCCCCAGGCGGCCTTGAAATAAGAGCGGGCGATGGAGCCTAGGGAGACAAGGTCGTGATGCGGGGAGCGGAGCAGGGACCAGCAGGCGTGCCCGCCCAAATAAAGGAGGAATCCCAGCAGAAGGAAGAAGGGGGCCCGGCGCCCATGAAAAAACGGGGCGCGGTTGAGGGCCAGGGCCGGAATGATGGCCGCGATTCCGGCGGCCAGGCCCGCCTCATAAGTGTTTACTTTGAACCCGAAGTAGAAGACCCCGCCAAAGCCGAGGCCGAAGAAAAGCGGCAGCCACCAAAACCGGTAGCCCAGGATCATCCAGAGCAGGCCGCCGGCGAAGAGGGAGAAGTAGAGGAATCCGGAAAGGCCGCTCTCTCCCACCGTGTCGGCAAAATAGATTGTCAGGGCCGCGCCGCAGGCATAAATAAGGCCCGTTATAAACCGGAAGGGGAGCATCCTCTTCTCCTCGGCGGAGTGAGCCACTTAATCAAGAAATCCTTTCAGCGTAAAGGCAACTATTGGCTGGCCGCCGCGTCGGAGGCGCTGGGGCCGGTTTTACGTGCCTGGGCTGAGACGCGTGCGGGAGCCCCCTCCGCGCCGGAGAGCTGGCGCAAGGGCCTGCTGCTGGGAGCCGGCCATATCGGCGACGTTCTCTACCGCACGGGTTCCCTGCCCGACTTGGCGCGGGCGTTTCCCCAATGCCGGTGGTTTTTTGCCGCGCCTTGGCCCGCTCGGGAGGTTTTGGGGGGCAACCCCTTCTTGGCCGGCGTGGTTCCCCTGCGGGATGAATTGTCCCGCCTGCCATGGCGGGAGCTGGTCGACTTAATCCGCGCGGAAGAGCCCGATGTGGTGATCGGCTATGACGGGGGGAGCTATTGGCGGCATCTGTTGGCCGCTTGCGCGGCGGGCGTTCCGAACCGTGTCGGCTTTTCTCATAAGGGATTCTCCAGTCTTTTGACCCGCCCGATCCAAATGCGCTTCCCCACTCCCTACGCGTGGAGCTTTCGCGATCTGGTTTCCCAGCTGACGGACCGAGCGCTGGGGCATGACGGGCGGCCGCAAGTGTTTCCCGCCCCGGGCGACGAGGAAGCCGCCGCGGCCCTTTTCCACCGGCTTGGATTGGAGGAAAAAACGCCGATCGTTGTTTGCTCCATGTTTTCTCGCAGGCCTTATGAGGCATATGCGGCGGAGCATTACCTGCAATCCCTGCGCCTGGCCCGGCATCGGCGGCGTTTTCACGCCGTTTTTGTCGGTGCGGCGGAGGAGCGGGAGGCGCTGTGCGAGGTGGTGAAGGGGTGCGGGGTGGAATACAGCGTGATAGCGGGGGAGCTGGGATTGCGGGCGCTCTATTGCTTTCTGCGGCGATGCTCCGCCGCTTTCACGATGGATTCCGGTGTGCGCCATCTAGCCAATGCCGCTGCCATCCCGGTGATTTTCGCCCGCAGCCGCAACGTGCAGGAGGTCGAGGCTGGCCCCTATTGCCGCACGGAAGAGGATGTTGCGCCGCCTGGGGGAAGCATTCCCCGCAGGGCGTTGACGCCCGCCGTGCTTAGCTTTGACCATGCGCGGGCGGCGGAGCGGCTTGTCTCCGTCCTGGGGTAGCGGCGAAAAATCAGGGTTTAAGCAGGGCCGCGTTGGAAAAGAGGCAGGGAAAATAGCGGTGCGGGGCAAGGCCCATGATTCGCATGCCTTGGGCGACGATCCACCAGTTATTGAAGGCGGCTTGGACGGCCAATGGCCCCAGGATAAGCCCCCAAACGCCGAAGCGGGAGGCTAGCATGAACGCGGCCCCGCAACTGATCGCGCCGGAGAGGAGCAGGGGAAGAAAGAAGGAGTTCCGATTGAGGCAGACGCCCAGGCTTTCAAACTGGGATTGGTGCAGATAGAGCAGAAGATAAAGCGCCAGCGTCCCCAGGGGGGCGAGGGATAGGAGGGGTGTTTTAGCGTGAATGAGGGTAAGCAGGGGAGGGCCGGCCGCCGCGAGTGCCGTTGTGAACAAAATCATCGTGGCCAGGAGAAGCCGCAGCCTGGAGAAAAAGAGGCGGCGCAGGGCGGGCAGATCGGAGGCGTAAAGCGGGGCGTAAAGGGGTTGCTTGACCTCCATCCAAAGCCCGGCGGCCTGGGAGCCCAGGAGGAGGATTTGCATGGTCAATCCATAGGAGGCGATGGTCGACAGGGGGAGCGAGGCGGAGCCGGCCAGAACCAAGGCGTTCAATCCCAGGTAAATGCCGGTTAGGTTGAGGAAAACCCGCCAGGAGGCGCTCCAGAGGGAAAAAAAGATGCGGCCTTCAAAGCGGCCCGGCTGGGCGGCGGCTTTCCGGA
This window contains:
- a CDS encoding glycosyltransferase family 9 protein encodes the protein MRLLLLLPDHPANPRLGGGGALRMQRLARFLTSRGHSVHWVAGWFPGCEGLPPELGLRMTFVGKASLLRSARYALVVLSRLAEFSSDADVIVEDFSPYAPTFSFLARPPAALQIQNHFGTAFLRRHPLLSPALWLIEKIYPRFFRHRIFVGTALLRRHKNRGALIPQGVESTALTLPSTSGDYIAFLGRLDFNQKGLDLLLKAAALTGLPVRIAGQGPGLERLQAALSGLPHVKHVGHLDEESKFRFLAESRFVVLPSRFEGEPVSMTEAAACGKGVLVSNIPELAYTVQNGFGQAFQKGNAADLARRMEALWKNPEILRDMGKHGRAFAKTRTWEEIGHQFESHLLNLISPTTPWRRTWRGWRRLLFPRLILPRRGQLPLGWAIHYALAVLVLLLFPLKALLRAWRRKDSAPVSRRAVFVSRAHLGDFLMSVPALLAFRDAFPGCHVTVALQQRYHDSLDLHAALDAVLEPPEESLPFLSQVRAWTALFRAGGYDTAIFHRITRPDLPALLAAFLCGIPRRVGGADKGTQALLTHAYFPEGRGRVAQYHLNLIAAFAGTTAGPLRWPELVAPVPPPRRYDVVLVPFAQHSKVWTEEGWRALFDHLRARGLSAALVGSAGQREAAEALRAAHPEIANLAGKTDLPGLFRLIGAARAVAGVDTGARHVAAALGVPCVVLGHGREHRQLMGAYAPGERYLVTEVPCAPCGAEPCPLGHVGCIRRTPAAAVVAALDSLLPL
- a CDS encoding WecB/TagA/CpsF family glycosyltransferase, with product MASAARGQDIPFPAFACGPVAFRDVTAAEIVAEVARPAGPAPRLFTALNAHALSLALQQPRFRDLLNRSHLCFCDGFGILLFCRLWGFGAPRHRNTPTDFLPALLERLAAEKKTVFLLGDTEAVAAAYARQLEARHPGLVCGWHSGFFPRGGEEEAALLARIAAARPHALLLGMGMPRQEYWAEDHQAALSCASVVMIGASMAFHTGSRRRGPRWATGRGLEGVFRLLLEPRVVWHRYLVELPRLAWALRRYRKK
- a CDS encoding EpsI family protein, translated to MNQEPIPLWRIAAAALLGAAALALCLLAPASHGQTVAGVVLDLPYRVGSWLGLDQAISPSELSILPADTGFARKEYLSGAGDSIVCSIVLAGAEKRSIHRPEICLPGQGWTVRASQVVPVPLRSGRTLRVMCLTMTHPAALSDGRKIEIPAYYLYWFVGDGVTTPSHWRRIWLTSWDRILHHVNHRWAYVSVYSTIRPGGKDAVQTLEMLRQFIAAAAPGFQKSERQ
- a CDS encoding exosortase/archaeosortase family protein; translated protein: MAAWTALGLVLTALFAVFPYTTSHLNHLVPLAQAAWYMWTHFPDFEHGLLVAPLAAFLVWQKRAVLAALPRRGSGWGLAVLLLGFLAYLLGYLADIQYVGFFSLNLVLAGAILWLGGVAWMRALAFPWAFLFFMWPMPFLDNLLAFPLRLAMAQASHLVLAAVGVDNLCLGTAILSAPAPGHPAGERFAVDVADPCSGIRSLFALLMLAALYGHYALDRTWKKWALFLAAIPLAVAGNMARIVVLAFGILLWGAPFAVGTLDQPTWFHMLAGYVVFAVALAGMAACAKALALKGSNRAGAPGAAEAPRSAR
- a CDS encoding glycosyltransferase family 9 protein, which encodes MSHLIKKSFQRKGNYWLAAASEALGPVLRAWAETRAGAPSAPESWRKGLLLGAGHIGDVLYRTGSLPDLARAFPQCRWFFAAPWPAREVLGGNPFLAGVVPLRDELSRLPWRELVDLIRAEEPDVVIGYDGGSYWRHLLAACAAGVPNRVGFSHKGFSSLLTRPIQMRFPTPYAWSFRDLVSQLTDRALGHDGRPQVFPAPGDEEAAAALFHRLGLEEKTPIVVCSMFSRRPYEAYAAEHYLQSLRLARHRRRFHAVFVGAAEEREALCEVVKGCGVEYSVIAGELGLRALYCFLRRCSAAFTMDSGVRHLANAAAIPVIFARSRNVQEVEAGPYCRTEEDVAPPGGSIPRRALTPAVLSFDHARAAERLVSVLG